Proteins from a single region of Acidovorax sp. NCPPB 3576:
- a CDS encoding nuclear transport factor 2 family protein, whose amino-acid sequence MTTHPIDTVKAYLGHLHASDTEGLIACFEDDGVVHSPFLGTLGARVFFQRLAQASNGSVITVLDLFASVAPQDSGAVRIAAYFRYDWTLSDGREVTFTCVDVFTFDRDSARIRDMQIVYDTHPLREQVGDKYAPAPPPPTAA is encoded by the coding sequence ATGACAACGCACCCGATCGACACCGTCAAGGCCTACCTGGGCCACCTTCACGCCAGCGATACCGAGGGCCTGATCGCCTGCTTCGAAGACGACGGGGTCGTGCACTCGCCTTTTCTCGGCACCCTGGGCGCCCGCGTTTTTTTCCAGCGGCTCGCGCAGGCCTCCAATGGCAGCGTGATCACCGTGCTGGACCTCTTTGCCTCGGTGGCACCGCAGGACAGCGGCGCCGTGCGCATCGCGGCCTACTTCCGCTATGACTGGACCTTGAGCGACGGCCGCGAGGTGACCTTCACCTGCGTCGATGTGTTCACCTTCGACCGCGACAGCGCACGCATCCGGGACATGCAGATCGTGTACGACACGCATCCCCTGCGAGAACAGGTCGGCGACAAATACGCACCGGCCCCGCCGCCGCCTACAGCAGCGTGA